CTGGCACAGGGAAAATCTCTCAGCATTGGTGTGGTGACCCAGGAAATCTCCAGCCCGTTCTACGGAGAAATCCTCAAAGGCATCGAGCAGGGTCTGGACGGCAGTCCTTACCACCCCATTTTTGCCAGTGGACACTGGCGCGCCGACCGCGAGAAAGAAGCCCTGCGGGTGCTCAGCGGCAGACGTGTAGACGCCATGATCGTCCTGGACGGTCTGGTTCCCGAACGCGAACTGCTTCTGCTTGCCAAATCCATGCCCATCATCGTGATCGGACGCCGCATCAAAGGCATGGAAAGGCACTGTCTGGACATCGATCACACCCAGGGGGCCTACATGGGCACCCGGCACCTGATCGAACTGGGACATTCCCGCATCGCCCACATCTCCGGCCCACTGCACAACAAGGCCGCGCATGATCGCTACCAGGGCTACAAAAAAGCCATCCAGGAAGCCGGTTTGCAGCTCGATCTTGACCTGGTGGTGGAAGGCAATTTCACCGAGCAATCGGGTGTTCTGGCCATGGACGCCCTGTTTTCCAAGACCCGCAATTTCACTGCGATCCTGGGAAGCAACGACCAGATGGCCTTCGGGGCAAAGCTCGCCCTCTACCGCAGAGGCATCCGTGTTCCACACGACATTTCTCTGGTGGGTTTCGATGACCTGCCCGGCTGCTCTTACATGACGCCCCCCCTCACCACCGTGCGTTTCCCGACCCTGGAATTTGGTCGTGAAGCCGCCAGGGTGATCCTGCTCATGCTGGAAAACAGGCCCTACACCCTGCACAATTTCCAGTCCCAGCTCATTGTTCGTGAATCCACAGCGCTTTTGCGCTGAGTCCGCAAGGCTCTTTCACGGAGGTTTCAGGTTCCATGACATAGAACCCACCTGAAAGCGGTTTCAACTGGTCAAACGTTTGCTCTAAAGTCGTCTCAACATTCTTGAAGAGGAATGAAGTGGAGGAAAGTATGAAGAAAGCTCTCGGTCTGTTTGTTGTTCTTGCCCTCGGTAGTGCCGCTCAAGCTGCCACCCTCACCATCAACTGCTTCTCCAACCTGAACGAACCCATCGAAGCAGCCATCCCCATGTGGAAAAAGCTGCACCCCGATGTGGACATCAAGGTCAACACCCTGAACTACGGTGACCACCACAACGCCCTCACCACCGCCCTGGCCACCGGCTCCGGCGCTGGCGACGTGGCCTGCGTGGAAATCGGCTTCGTGGCCAAGTTCGGCGAATCCGGCGGTCTGGAAGACCTGACCAAATCCCCCTACAGCGCCAAGCAGTACCAGAACCTGATCACCGGTTACGCATGGGCTCAAGCCTCCAACCCCGACGGTGGCATGTTCGTGTTCCCCGTGGACATCGCTCCCGGCACCCTGTTCTACCGCGACGACATCCTCAAGAAAGCCGGCGTCAGCACCGCCAGCCTGACCAAGAGCTGGGAA
This portion of the Deinococcus roseus genome encodes:
- a CDS encoding LacI family DNA-binding transcriptional regulator codes for the protein MRETVTLNHVAREAGVSPSTVSRVINGTAQVAPEKHKAVLEAIQRLGYSPNVLAKGLAQGKSLSIGVVTQEISSPFYGEILKGIEQGLDGSPYHPIFASGHWRADREKEALRVLSGRRVDAMIVLDGLVPERELLLLAKSMPIIVIGRRIKGMERHCLDIDHTQGAYMGTRHLIELGHSRIAHISGPLHNKAAHDRYQGYKKAIQEAGLQLDLDLVVEGNFTEQSGVLAMDALFSKTRNFTAILGSNDQMAFGAKLALYRRGIRVPHDISLVGFDDLPGCSYMTPPLTTVRFPTLEFGREAARVILLMLENRPYTLHNFQSQLIVRESTALLR